The genome window ACAGCCTTCTGAGTTTATGAAAACCTTTTACATTTTAGCACTTGCTCGGCTTATCAGTAAGCACCATGAAGTCTATTCTTTAAGATCATTAAAAACGGATTTTCTATTACTAAGTAAAATCGCTGGTACACTTTTATTACCTTTAGCCCTTATCATGAAACAACCTGACCTTGGTTCAGCACTTGTATTCTTTGCCATTACGGCTGCTGTCATCATTGTAGCAGGTATATCATGGAAAATCATTTTGCCGACTTTATTAGGTGGCACTCTAGCAGGTGGTTCCCTTTTATGGATGGCACTCTATATGCAGGATTTTTTACAGCAAACACTCGGCTTTCAACCGTATCAGTTTGCTCGAATCTATTCTTGGTTAGATCCATATTCATATTCTTCTAGTGATGGATACCATTTAATTACTTCCTTAAATGCCATTGGTTCAGGCGAAATTTTCGGTAAAGGTTTCCGTGGTCGTGAAGTTTACGTTGCCGAAAACCATACCGACTTTATTTTTACAGTAATCGGAGAAGAATGGGGTTTTATTGGAGCTAGTATCGTTATTTGTATTTTCTTTTTATTAATCTATCATTTAACAAAAACTACACTATTATTGAAAGATCCATTCTCAACATATGTATGTGCTGGTATTATTGCAATGATTACATTCCACGTATTCGAAAATATTGGTATGACTATTCAGCTGCTACCTATTA of Lysinibacillus agricola contains these proteins:
- a CDS encoding FtsW/RodA/SpoVE family cell cycle protein, which gives rise to MENKRNFANRFDWTLAFILLTFLVISLLAIASAQTSGQYGINYVPKQLQWYVIGAVIIAIVMFFEPDQYKKMSWYMYGAGIALLVLLIFMPEGKGQIGEPVNGAKSWFHTPIGNIQPSEFMKTFYILALARLISKHHEVYSLRSLKTDFLLLSKIAGTLLLPLALIMKQPDLGSALVFFAITAAVIIVAGISWKIILPTLLGGTLAGGSLLWMALYMQDFLQQTLGFQPYQFARIYSWLDPYSYSSSDGYHLITSLNAIGSGEIFGKGFRGREVYVAENHTDFIFTVIGEEWGFIGASIVICIFFLLIYHLTKTTLLLKDPFSTYVCAGIIAMITFHVFENIGMTIQLLPITGIPLPFISYGGSSLMGNALAIGLVFSMRFHYRTYMFTTHDDDD